The Vigna radiata var. radiata cultivar VC1973A chromosome 6, Vradiata_ver6, whole genome shotgun sequence DNA segment ttcttttctctttctctctctctgcaTCCCAACAAAAGTTGAAGCAATTGTGTTCAGAGAATGTGAGATTCTTTGATTCAAAGCTAAACTTCTCAttagtgttatttttattatcctTCACTTCTTTTGTTATCGACGTttcaccttttctctttctctcccgGCGCATCTTTTTTGTTCACGTTCTTCTTCGCCAACAAACCCCAACCTTTAAGATTTGGTTTTTCCATCAATGTGTAATGCAAAATCGAAAATTTCTGCAAACCCATTTCAACTNCGGATCTCAATTTCACGGGACACACCCCAATTCTCGGATTTTCCTGTGATCGAGATCTAGGGTTTCTACTTTcccttttcaaaacttttgatTGAATCAACACTCTCGAGTTCGACTGGTTCCGATTCTTCCTTCATGGGTTCGATTTACGTCTGATAGGTTCGTAAACAGTTGATTTCAGCTTTTGGGTCGCAATGCTCAAGAAAATCCTCAGCAAGCTTCCTCGGAAGTCGTTGAAACCCGACTCGGACGAGTCGTCTTGGGGTGACTCCGGGCTTTCATCCGATTCGCCACGCGTTGCCGGTAAAAGCCAAAGACCACATGGCGGCAGTTCCACCGCTGCGAAGCGAGCTTCGTCATCAGCGGTGTTTCCGGCGAGCATGGTGTCCGGATTTGAACCTTTGGTGCCGTTTAAGGATGTTGCTAATGCTGAGAAGATGAACCTGTTCGTGAGCAAGTTGAGCCTTTGTTGTGTAATGTTTGATTTCAGTGACCCTAGTAAGAGCGTTGCAGATAAAGATGTGAAAAGAAAGACTTTGGTTGAGCTTGTTGATTTTGTGGCCTGTGGAACAATGAAGTTTAGTGAGCCTGCTATCCTTGCTTTGTGTAGAATGTGTGCTTTCAATTTGTTTAGAGTTTTCCCTCCTAATTATAGGACAGGTGGTGGTgagaatgatgatgatgaaccTATGTTTGATCCTGCTTGGCCACATTTGCAACTTGTGTATGAATTGCTGCTCAAGTTTATATCTTCTTCGTGCCTTGATGCGAAGGTGGCGAAAAAGTATATTGATCATTCGTTTATTGCTAGATTGCTTGAGTTGTTTGATTCGGAGGATCCTAGGGAAAGGGATTGCTTGAAGGCAATTCTGCATAGGATTTATGGGAAGTTCATGGTGCATAGACCCTATATTCGGAAATCTATTAACAACATATTTTATCGGTTTGTGTTTGAGACTGAGAAGCACAGTGGGATTGGTGAGTTGTTGGAAATTTTTGGGAGTGTGATTACTGGGTTTGCTTTACCCTTGAAAGAGGAACATAAAATCTTCTTATGGAGGGTTTTGGTCCCCTTGCACAAGCCGAAATCAATTGGGGTCTACTTTCAGCAATTGTCCTACTGTGTTATGCAGTTTATAGAAAAGGAGCCCAAGTTAGCGAGCATTGTCATAAGGGGTTTGTTGAAATATTGGCCCGCAACAAATAGTCAGAAAGAGGTGATCTTTCTGGGTGAACTGGAAGAAATTTTGGAAGTAATTAACATGGTAGAGTTCCAGAGGATCATGGTTCCTTTGTTTTGGCGTATTGGATGCTGCATAAACAGCTTACACTTTCAGGTAAAATTGTTGTACTGAATTCATTTGGTAAATCCTCATCATTTGCCTATTTCTAgttttgtgttaatttttaacttaaaagaaatCGATCCTTGTTGCATCTTTTGCGTGcttctatattttttctttcacttacTGGTTCTGGCAgcttttatttctattaatttacAGTACAATCTTTCTTACAGACATTAATATCTTTcttattttgcaatatattttgagtataaaaatgtaaacaaatgCTTGAATAGCTCAAGCATATTTGTCATGCAATATGGTCGGATTagttcttttacttttcttggaCTTCTTCCATCTTTTTCCATGTTTGAATAAAATGCTTCCGTAGAATCTGTGTCCTAATACCCTCTTTATGAAGCAAATTCTGTGTAAGATATAAtgacatttaattaaatattaatggtACTGTAAATGGTAATCCAGTTAAATAGCTGTATTTAGTTTCAACGTTGTCTACCCAACAAAGGTTTTCACGTGCTTAAGATTTTGAGAAAACAGTTGTTTGTGAATGTGATGTAAGCTGGTAGCTCAGCTACCGATGTGGATTATGTTAGAGTAGTAATAATTTAGATGGTCGTATTGGAAGTTTAAACTTAGATTTTTCTAAGGCACTAGGTCATGTgtctttttattgatttttaaaagaggAACTGTACTCGATGATGGAACAAACTTTGAGTTTGCTTCATCTCACAagatttatgtttatttgtgcacATTTATTTTATGCTTTAACAAACGTTCACTGTGGATCGGGAGTGTAAgcataaaagattattttggaGATACTCTAAATGGGTTTTACTTTGgtgttaaaagataaaacagAGGTCTTGTTTGGACAAATTTGTGGCTGAGGAAGATATGAAAGCAATTTGTGTTGTCATCCATAGTTAGTTTGAAATTTCTAGTTGGACCTCAAACGATCATGGGATTGAGGATAAACAACATTCTTGTCTGTACAGGGCGTTATATTTTCCATAaattcctttgttttttttaaacccCTGAGGAAATGAAGCTATTTTTGTTCCTTAATGAACTTGTAACTTTTTCGGCGCTAGTTGCCATTAATCAGCTTGTTAATTGCTGAATGATACATTTTTCTGTGTCTATTGAACATGGATTCTTGCAGGTAGCTGAAAGGGCCCTTTTCTTATGGAACAATGATCACATTGTCAACTTGATTGCACATAACCGGCAAGTGATCCTGCCCATCATCTTTCCAGCTTTAGATAGGAATGTTCAAGGCCATTGGAACCCGGCAGTTGTCAACCTAACTCACAATATTAGAAAGATGTTTTTGGAGATGGATGAAAAGCTCTTCATTTATTGCCATAATCACTTTAAGGAGGAAGAAACAATCTTGACCTCTGCAGCAGAGAAGCGGAAGGAGGCATGGAAACAACTAGAGCATGCCGCCAGTCTCAGGCCTGTTACTGGAAATACTGCAGTGTTAGTGTCCTGACTTGTATTGCATACTGCACATTCTCAATCCTCTTTTCACTTGTCTCATGTTATGGTGGAAAACTATAAGAAATGTGGAATAGCTGGTAATTGGGATtggcattttgtttttgaatccTATGTTCTATGATGCTTCTGGTACCAGATGAAGAAGTGATGAGGACCATGCAGTGAATTAACTCATTTTCTGTGTAACTTTATTTCCAGAAGCTTCTGTGTATGTCGTGCTTGTACTTACATTACAGTCACCAGGCACAGATCTTCATCCCAAATCAAGGACTCAAGCTCTCTTGTATTAACTATCATGGCCAACAAGCACACCCGAGATTTAGTATTAGCTagttataataacaaaaattgaacAGTTCCGTCCTTGGATtctgtaattttctttttgaaaatgcAAATTGATGGATGGTTACTTTCACCAGAACAGTCCCGAGTACTATTTAACTAAGCAAAATTTTATAATccaattttgataataaatttattatatccttaattagaaaaatatttttgcattGTTTATAGATTATAAATGATCTAATAAGATTTAGTCAGtctgattttatatttttagcaaGATTTTGATGCCCTTTCAAAAAGGATTCTGTCGTATAAAGTAAAAGATAGAATAAACGTAAACCAGTTTTAGACAATTTTTGTTACCGCAGACGATTGGTAAGACACAAAACTATGCATGAAGCACTTTCAAAGACACAAAACTACGCATGAAGATCTTGCAAAGCTTGTTgcctgaaaatgaaaatgaagtttaaaATTGATGCCTCAAACTATAATTCTCTGCTTTAATGTGTCCTGATGTAACAAATTTTCAGTACAATAACAATATGCAAGTACCAGAGTTGGGTACCTTCCTACAAGTTACAGCTATTAATCAGACTGCAATTGGGAATTAGAAggtcaaataaataattacaaccaaagGCAATACACATTTCTTGTATCTGAAGTTCCAAAAGTCAATATTTAGTCTTCTGAGATACCATCATTTACAACTTTATACTTAGCCTCAAAAAGTGTCTGCACTGGTTTTGGAGACAAATTTGCCACACTCATGAACTGTCAAAGGAAGCAATATTCACTTTCATTAGGATCTTCATTGGCCTAATACTCATGGTTTTTTAATCACAAGGAGTGGgttaaaagaaagtaaaacaaataaatataaagcaCGTGACAAGTTCATCTTTTGGCTTTGTATGTCTACCTTCTGCTGTTTATATTTTTCTCGTATAGCATTCAGAGGACAGCCTTTGGTATTAAGTTGCAAATCTGCCAGTGCAAGGACAGTAGTTTTAAGCTCTGACACTTTGTAATTCGTATAGTGTTCCATAGTTGAATTCTGAAAGTAGATGCACAGGTGAGTctttaatttagatttatttacATCCAAACAATAAGGTAAATTTGTCAACATTCAAATAGTCATATTAAAGTACAGACCCATGGATGTTCTGACTGGTTGAGGGTCCATCTGGCCAGTAAAACAGCAGACGCAGCTATCATGGATGGTCGAAACTGCGAGAAGCTGTATTCAACAAGAGTGAGTTCTGCTAAATAATTTGCCAGAAATTCCACTTCAACGTAAGAAACCTGTATAACATGGAAAATTTACAACACAATGGGTTTTGTTtgttacccttttttttttaagcataataaaaagttaaattgtgGATGTTTAATTGCAACTGCAGTCTACGGTACCTTACAAGAATATTGTGCTGCTAGGATGAACCTCCTGAAAGCCAGACAAGATGATCATCGCAGTTAAACTTTAACTAAATGACAAACAACGCAAGtacaaaacaataataactaAGCCACCTCCATGGCTCGGGGTCGGCTATGTGAATCAAATAACTTCATGTTCtattataaatcatatttatagaCAAATTATTTACCTCCTGTAAAGTGTTTCTTAatgatttttcatatatttttgtctCCGTTTGCTATGGTGATTGAGTCATCCTCCACAAGATATACTCTCTTCAATGCTACCCCAGCTTTATAATGCTTCACTCTTTACCATATCTTGTTTAGTAGCAACATTTTCAATTCTGCTACATCGAGTTCATCCTTGTTGGCTTTTACTACCCAATTTTTTGTTACATACATCCAGGGTGTTTTTATTAGAATTCATCACTTTGCATTAAAATTTCCCATTAAGCTTGACTActgttttatttctatttaacaatatcatgtACTTCCAAAGCTTATCTTCACATTTCCAACTTCCCATATATGTTCTCTAAGCTCTTTAACCACAAGTATTAGTGTGTTCGAATCCATTCAATTACCAACGTGAGTATAATTGACATGCAACATAGCTAGAAAAGTGAGAAACGTGAAAAGAAAAGCCGTACTATATCATCTGCTAAATGCATGCATCATGACATCGGCTCTTGAGATATACTTAGTGAGCATTTGAATCGAAATTGCAAATATAATACGCACCTGAGAAATGTTTTAGTGGTGGGAACAGATAATTGAAAATGCAACAGATTTAGAACCTCACTCTCCATTTTCAATACCTATCAAGTGCCAACGATTAGGTGTTTTATGTCACTATCAACCGTAATTAATacaatttcaaaagaagaaggTTACAAAAATACTACCAAGTGTTATACCTCTGCTTTTGAGTACGTATTATCTGTGATGAAGCAAAATTCTTCCACTCGAGGGGCACAAATCTCTTCATACTTTCTTAAAAAGCcatgaaaaaaaagaacacGACAAGCAATTTAGAATTTCCTCATAACGTGGAACTTTCATATTACTTAATCAGGTCCAACTGGACATTTATAAAGTATTGTACTTACGATGCAATCAGCATGCAAGTAACACCCAGCAACTGTAGTCCTTGTTTCTGAATCAAACTTTGAGAAAGAAACCGATCAATGAGATTCACAGTAAGGTAAAGAGTATCTGGAACTAACTTATATTCCTCAGAAACCTGAAAAGAGGATATAACAAAACTTCAGCTATAACCCATTCAGCAGCCAAAGATTCACGCAACTCAGCTAACAGCATTAAAATctatatgataattaataagatataaaatttcaGCTCTTCTCTGTATATTCAACTGTTTCCATTGAAAGCTTTCCATGAGAATGCATTAGCAATTTTTTTTGGTTCATAATTGCCAAAGACACGGTGATAAATTGATAATGCTTGAGATGACATTGAAGTTGAGTGCAGAAATGTAACACCAGGTTATAAAACTATTACATGTATAAGAAAAGGAAACTTGGGTTATAAATTTGAGGTTAAGTGAAAAACTAACACGGTTGGAGAGTGTTGAAAATTTAAACTGTGAAGGAAAAAAACATAGGTTGGTAcagtttgattattttaaaagctTCTCTGCAATAAACTAGAGGCACAATTAAAGAAGTGCAACCGTCAAAATTATACAAAGACCAAACATTGCATTCACGCAGTTGAGCAACACAAACAGAAATTTGCAACAAGTGACAACAAGGGAAAAGAGCTAAAGTTTTCAAgtagtaaatatttaaaaagtgcaACTAGACTAACCTCCACAAGCCAATCAATCAGAATTGCGCGCATGCTTGGAGTGATGTCTTTCTGCAGCTCGCCCATGTAATTGGTTAGTCTCCTTTCAAACTGGaaatatttaaccaaaatttgttaTCAATTTTTTACAGTGAAACTTATCCAGTTTTTCCTGAGTTCCATATAGACTATATTGTTAAGAATATAAGCCGCGGCAGTCACTGGTGAAATAGAAGAAATACAGAGATGATAAAGAGAAGCTAGTTACAATGTCACCAGTAAACTAGGAGAAACAATCCAAACATAAAATGACATGCCTACACACTAACCTCTCTGACacatatattattgtatatatcAGGGGCATATGAACACCAAACTTGAGGATCCTTTAACTCCACTGAATCAATGTCCACAATGCCCAAACCATCCGAATGCTTTAGTTTCTCTGAAATCATATCAATATCTGCATAATCCAATCAACTTACAATTAATGAAATCAGAAATTTATGGAAAGCTAACTTGCACGTTATCTTATGAACATTTTAATGAGGGCAATTGCATAAATTGTAACTCTTCAGAACTTGAAGTTCCTTCCATACAGTGTCTGTGTATAAAATTTTTACAATGTCaaccaattaaaaaatacaCCTGGTATGACCCTTATGACCCTTAAAGTAGTTGTTACAATAGTCAACAATATAGCCATGCACGACAGTCTGAGTGAATgacatttatattcaaattaaatccATATTATAAGCATAAAATACATTAACAGCCGTCAGGTAAAGCTTCTATATTAAGGCCTGTAATCAGATAGCATTCAGTGCTTCTAGGTAATAATAGATATGGTGGAATATTTAAGATGTTATTTTAGTAGATTGCAAAAGAAGTTATAAACGAGagtaaacaattaaaaatgaagACATAAGGAAGAAAAGTCTACAAACTGTTACAAGAAACAGTTACCTCATTGTAACAAAACAAGTACGATTATAAATGccaatt contains these protein-coding regions:
- the LOC106765275 gene encoding cyclin-A2-2, which codes for MDRENAVIGVKDSVRVTRAMARALKEVSASSRPCFKKQRKVEKSSRAALTDVTNEYRKPQLNKCTVPSFQTRGGYKKRNRVGASNVSMQVWSTQDVRTKSAKDLSVISMVQSHEPVVAERLEDRELVPPSMSVMDGPQLSMQDSMQSDELLSSPNKDIDMISEKLKHSDGLGIVDIDSVELKDPQVWCSYAPDIYNNICVREFERRLTNYMGELQKDITPSMRAILIDWLVEVSEEYKLVPDTLYLTVNLIDRFLSQSLIQKQGLQLLGVTCMLIASKYEEICAPRVEEFCFITDNTYSKAEVLKMESEVLNLLHFQLSVPTTKTFLRRFILAAQYSCKVSYVEVEFLANYLAELTLVEYSFSQFRPSMIAASAVLLARWTLNQSEHPWNSTMEHYTNYKVSELKTTVLALADLQLNTKGCPLNAIREKYKQQKFMSVANLSPKPVQTLFEAKYKVVNDGISED
- the LOC106765063 gene encoding serine/threonine protein phosphatase 2A 57 kDa regulatory subunit B' kappa isoform, producing MLKKILSKLPRKSLKPDSDESSWGDSGLSSDSPRVAGKSQRPHGGSSTAAKRASSSAVFPASMVSGFEPLVPFKDVANAEKMNLFVSKLSLCCVMFDFSDPSKSVADKDVKRKTLVELVDFVACGTMKFSEPAILALCRMCAFNLFRVFPPNYRTGGGENDDDEPMFDPAWPHLQLVYELLLKFISSSCLDAKVAKKYIDHSFIARLLELFDSEDPRERDCLKAILHRIYGKFMVHRPYIRKSINNIFYRFVFETEKHSGIGELLEIFGSVITGFALPLKEEHKIFLWRVLVPLHKPKSIGVYFQQLSYCVMQFIEKEPKLASIVIRGLLKYWPATNSQKEVIFLGELEEILEVINMVEFQRIMVPLFWRIGCCINSLHFQVAERALFLWNNDHIVNLIAHNRQVILPIIFPALDRNVQGHWNPAVVNLTHNIRKMFLEMDEKLFIYCHNHFKEEETILTSAAEKRKEAWKQLEHAASLRPVTGNTAVLVS